CGAAACGCCGCTACCTATGCCTACAATCGCCTTGTTGTTCGAGGACACTCTCGCGAAAACAAATGAACTGCCGCCAACGGGAACGAGGACTTCGGCACCTTCTTCTGCTTTTGACACACCAGTTAGCGTGGACTTCGCCCTGAGGTGTTCCTCGATTGATGCCTGGACGATCTGCTGCTGCTCCACGAGCCCCTCGATCTGTGCTCTGTAAAGCTCGAGGAGTGCAAGCGATTCCTGTAATTCTCTTTCGCTCATTCCGTCACTCCCACAAGATATTTCACCA
The nucleotide sequence above comes from Methanomassiliicoccales archaeon. Encoded proteins:
- the pfdA gene encoding prefoldin subunit alpha, which codes for GEISCGSDGMSERELQESLALLELYRAQIEGLVEQQQIVQASIEEHLRAKSTLTGVSKAEEGAEVLVPVGGSSFVFARVSSNNKAIVGIGSGVSIEKPIDEALKTIESRLQELVETFNKLAERRSALEAQSTQLTRKIQETYQKAQGQL